One part of the Eubalaena glacialis isolate mEubGla1 chromosome 19, mEubGla1.1.hap2.+ XY, whole genome shotgun sequence genome encodes these proteins:
- the CDR2L gene encoding cerebellar degeneration-related protein 2-like isoform X1 produces the protein MERQGFCSSEPLRTVRTDVRAFCCETRKDLHLAAELGKTLLERNKELEESLQQVYSTNEEQVQEIEYLTKQLDTLRHVNEQHAKVYEQLDLAARDLELTNQKLVLESKAAQQKIHGLTETIERLQTQVEELQAQVEQLRDLEHLRVRREKWERRRTIHTFPCLKELCASPRCEDAFRLHSSSLELGPRPLEQENERLQTLVGVLRSQVSQERQRRERAEREFAAVLREYAELERQLCELEGCRLRVQELEAELLELQQMKQAKTYLLGREDHLAEALLAPLTQAPEADDPQPGSGDDSGTQDGLSSPAASPGHTVRKSCSDTALNAIVAKDPASRHVGHLTLHANSVRKRGMSILREVDEQYHALLEKYEELLSKCRQHGAGVRHAGVQTSRPVSRDSSWRDLRGSEEGQGEAKAGEKSLSQHVEAVDKRLEQSQPEYKALFKEIFSRIQKTKADINATKVKTHSSK, from the exons actTGCACTTAGCTGCGGAGCTGGGGAAGACGCTGCTGGAGAGGAACAAGGAGCTGGAGGAGTCTCTGCAGCAGGTGTACTCCACCAACGAGGAGCAAGTGCAGGAGATTGAG taccTGACCAAACAGCTGGACACGCTGCGGCACGTGAATGAGCAGCACGCCAAAGTGTACGAACAGCTGGACCTGGCGGCCCGAGACCTGGAGCTGACCAACCAGAAGCTGGTGCTGGAGAGTAAGGCTGCCCAGCAGAAGATCCATGG gctGACGGAGACCATCGAGCGCCTGCAGACCCAGGTTGAGGAGCTGCAGGCCCAGGTGGAGCAGCTGCGGGACCTGGAGCACCTGCGAGTGCGGCGGGAGAAGTGGGAGCGCCGGCGCACCATCCACACCTTCCCCTGCCTCAAGGAGCTGTGCGCCAGCCCCCG GTGCGAGGATGCCTTCCGCCTGCACAGTTCCTCCCTGGAGCTGGGCCCGCGGCCCCTGGAGCAGGAGAACGAGCGGCTGCAGACCTTGGTGGGCGTGCTGCGCTCCCAGGTGAGCCAGGAGCGGCAGCGCAGAGAGCGGGCGGAGCGCGAGTTCGCGGCGGTGCTGCGGGAGTACGCGGAGCTGGAGCGGCAGCTGTGCGAGCTGGAGGGCTGCCGCCTCCGCGTGCAGGAGCTGGAGGCCGAGCTGCTGGAGCTGCAGCAGATGAAGCAGGCGAAGACCTACCTGCTGGGCCGGGAGGACCACCTGGCCGAGGCCCTGCTGGCGCCCCTCACCCAGGCGCCCGAAGCCGACGACCCCCAGCCGGGCAGCGGGGACGACTCGGGCACCCAGGACGGGCTCTCCTCTCCGGCCGCGTCCCCGGGCCACACCGTGCGCAAGAGCTGCAGCGACACGGCGCTCAACGCCATCGTGGCCAAAGACCCGGCCAGCCGGCACGTGGGCCATCTCACGCTGCACGCCAACAGCGTGCGCAAGCGGGGCATGTCCATCCTGCGCGAGGTGGATGAACAGTACCACGCGCTGCTGGAGAAGTACGAGGAGCTGCTGAGCAAGTGCCGGCAGCACGGGGCGGGGGTGCGGCACGCGGGCGTGCAGACCTCGCGGCCCGTCTCCCGGGACAGCTCCTGGAGGGACCTGCGGGGCAGCGAGGAGGGCCAGGGGGAGGCCAAGGCGGGCGAGAAGAGCCTGAGCCAGCACGTGGAGGCCGTGGACAAGCGGCTGGAGCAGAGCCAGCCCGAGTACAAGGCGCTCTTCAAGGAGATCTTCTCCAGGATCCAGAAGACCAAGGCCGACATCAACGCCACCAAAGTCAAGACACACAGCAGCAAGTGA
- the CDR2L gene encoding cerebellar degeneration-related protein 2-like isoform X4 produces MAQDLHLAAELGKTLLERNKELEESLQQVYSTNEEQVQEIEYLTKQLDTLRHVNEQHAKVYEQLDLAARDLELTNQKLVLESKAAQQKIHGLTETIERLQTQVEELQAQVEQLRDLEHLRVRREKWERRRTIHTFPCLKELCASPRCEDAFRLHSSSLELGPRPLEQENERLQTLVGVLRSQVSQERQRRERAEREFAAVLREYAELERQLCELEGCRLRVQELEAELLELQQMKQAKTYLLGREDHLAEALLAPLTQAPEADDPQPGSGDDSGTQDGLSSPAASPGHTVRKSCSDTALNAIVAKDPASRHVGHLTLHANSVRKRGMSILREVDEQYHALLEKYEELLSKCRQHGAGVRHAGVQTSRPVSRDSSWRDLRGSEEGQGEAKAGEKSLSQHVEAVDKRLEQSQPEYKALFKEIFSRIQKTKADINATKVKTHSSK; encoded by the exons actTGCACTTAGCTGCGGAGCTGGGGAAGACGCTGCTGGAGAGGAACAAGGAGCTGGAGGAGTCTCTGCAGCAGGTGTACTCCACCAACGAGGAGCAAGTGCAGGAGATTGAG taccTGACCAAACAGCTGGACACGCTGCGGCACGTGAATGAGCAGCACGCCAAAGTGTACGAACAGCTGGACCTGGCGGCCCGAGACCTGGAGCTGACCAACCAGAAGCTGGTGCTGGAGAGTAAGGCTGCCCAGCAGAAGATCCATGG gctGACGGAGACCATCGAGCGCCTGCAGACCCAGGTTGAGGAGCTGCAGGCCCAGGTGGAGCAGCTGCGGGACCTGGAGCACCTGCGAGTGCGGCGGGAGAAGTGGGAGCGCCGGCGCACCATCCACACCTTCCCCTGCCTCAAGGAGCTGTGCGCCAGCCCCCG GTGCGAGGATGCCTTCCGCCTGCACAGTTCCTCCCTGGAGCTGGGCCCGCGGCCCCTGGAGCAGGAGAACGAGCGGCTGCAGACCTTGGTGGGCGTGCTGCGCTCCCAGGTGAGCCAGGAGCGGCAGCGCAGAGAGCGGGCGGAGCGCGAGTTCGCGGCGGTGCTGCGGGAGTACGCGGAGCTGGAGCGGCAGCTGTGCGAGCTGGAGGGCTGCCGCCTCCGCGTGCAGGAGCTGGAGGCCGAGCTGCTGGAGCTGCAGCAGATGAAGCAGGCGAAGACCTACCTGCTGGGCCGGGAGGACCACCTGGCCGAGGCCCTGCTGGCGCCCCTCACCCAGGCGCCCGAAGCCGACGACCCCCAGCCGGGCAGCGGGGACGACTCGGGCACCCAGGACGGGCTCTCCTCTCCGGCCGCGTCCCCGGGCCACACCGTGCGCAAGAGCTGCAGCGACACGGCGCTCAACGCCATCGTGGCCAAAGACCCGGCCAGCCGGCACGTGGGCCATCTCACGCTGCACGCCAACAGCGTGCGCAAGCGGGGCATGTCCATCCTGCGCGAGGTGGATGAACAGTACCACGCGCTGCTGGAGAAGTACGAGGAGCTGCTGAGCAAGTGCCGGCAGCACGGGGCGGGGGTGCGGCACGCGGGCGTGCAGACCTCGCGGCCCGTCTCCCGGGACAGCTCCTGGAGGGACCTGCGGGGCAGCGAGGAGGGCCAGGGGGAGGCCAAGGCGGGCGAGAAGAGCCTGAGCCAGCACGTGGAGGCCGTGGACAAGCGGCTGGAGCAGAGCCAGCCCGAGTACAAGGCGCTCTTCAAGGAGATCTTCTCCAGGATCCAGAAGACCAAGGCCGACATCAACGCCACCAAAGTCAAGACACACAGCAGCAAGTGA
- the CDR2L gene encoding cerebellar degeneration-related protein 2-like isoform X3: MRQSQKKLELSARSQTSACRGPDLHLAAELGKTLLERNKELEESLQQVYSTNEEQVQEIEYLTKQLDTLRHVNEQHAKVYEQLDLAARDLELTNQKLVLESKAAQQKIHGLTETIERLQTQVEELQAQVEQLRDLEHLRVRREKWERRRTIHTFPCLKELCASPRCEDAFRLHSSSLELGPRPLEQENERLQTLVGVLRSQVSQERQRRERAEREFAAVLREYAELERQLCELEGCRLRVQELEAELLELQQMKQAKTYLLGREDHLAEALLAPLTQAPEADDPQPGSGDDSGTQDGLSSPAASPGHTVRKSCSDTALNAIVAKDPASRHVGHLTLHANSVRKRGMSILREVDEQYHALLEKYEELLSKCRQHGAGVRHAGVQTSRPVSRDSSWRDLRGSEEGQGEAKAGEKSLSQHVEAVDKRLEQSQPEYKALFKEIFSRIQKTKADINATKVKTHSSK, from the exons actTGCACTTAGCTGCGGAGCTGGGGAAGACGCTGCTGGAGAGGAACAAGGAGCTGGAGGAGTCTCTGCAGCAGGTGTACTCCACCAACGAGGAGCAAGTGCAGGAGATTGAG taccTGACCAAACAGCTGGACACGCTGCGGCACGTGAATGAGCAGCACGCCAAAGTGTACGAACAGCTGGACCTGGCGGCCCGAGACCTGGAGCTGACCAACCAGAAGCTGGTGCTGGAGAGTAAGGCTGCCCAGCAGAAGATCCATGG gctGACGGAGACCATCGAGCGCCTGCAGACCCAGGTTGAGGAGCTGCAGGCCCAGGTGGAGCAGCTGCGGGACCTGGAGCACCTGCGAGTGCGGCGGGAGAAGTGGGAGCGCCGGCGCACCATCCACACCTTCCCCTGCCTCAAGGAGCTGTGCGCCAGCCCCCG GTGCGAGGATGCCTTCCGCCTGCACAGTTCCTCCCTGGAGCTGGGCCCGCGGCCCCTGGAGCAGGAGAACGAGCGGCTGCAGACCTTGGTGGGCGTGCTGCGCTCCCAGGTGAGCCAGGAGCGGCAGCGCAGAGAGCGGGCGGAGCGCGAGTTCGCGGCGGTGCTGCGGGAGTACGCGGAGCTGGAGCGGCAGCTGTGCGAGCTGGAGGGCTGCCGCCTCCGCGTGCAGGAGCTGGAGGCCGAGCTGCTGGAGCTGCAGCAGATGAAGCAGGCGAAGACCTACCTGCTGGGCCGGGAGGACCACCTGGCCGAGGCCCTGCTGGCGCCCCTCACCCAGGCGCCCGAAGCCGACGACCCCCAGCCGGGCAGCGGGGACGACTCGGGCACCCAGGACGGGCTCTCCTCTCCGGCCGCGTCCCCGGGCCACACCGTGCGCAAGAGCTGCAGCGACACGGCGCTCAACGCCATCGTGGCCAAAGACCCGGCCAGCCGGCACGTGGGCCATCTCACGCTGCACGCCAACAGCGTGCGCAAGCGGGGCATGTCCATCCTGCGCGAGGTGGATGAACAGTACCACGCGCTGCTGGAGAAGTACGAGGAGCTGCTGAGCAAGTGCCGGCAGCACGGGGCGGGGGTGCGGCACGCGGGCGTGCAGACCTCGCGGCCCGTCTCCCGGGACAGCTCCTGGAGGGACCTGCGGGGCAGCGAGGAGGGCCAGGGGGAGGCCAAGGCGGGCGAGAAGAGCCTGAGCCAGCACGTGGAGGCCGTGGACAAGCGGCTGGAGCAGAGCCAGCCCGAGTACAAGGCGCTCTTCAAGGAGATCTTCTCCAGGATCCAGAAGACCAAGGCCGACATCAACGCCACCAAAGTCAAGACACACAGCAGCAAGTGA
- the CDR2L gene encoding cerebellar degeneration-related protein 2-like isoform X2: MRRAARMEDFTAEEEEPWYDQQDLEQDLHLAAELGKTLLERNKELEESLQQVYSTNEEQVQEIEYLTKQLDTLRHVNEQHAKVYEQLDLAARDLELTNQKLVLESKAAQQKIHGLTETIERLQTQVEELQAQVEQLRDLEHLRVRREKWERRRTIHTFPCLKELCASPRCEDAFRLHSSSLELGPRPLEQENERLQTLVGVLRSQVSQERQRRERAEREFAAVLREYAELERQLCELEGCRLRVQELEAELLELQQMKQAKTYLLGREDHLAEALLAPLTQAPEADDPQPGSGDDSGTQDGLSSPAASPGHTVRKSCSDTALNAIVAKDPASRHVGHLTLHANSVRKRGMSILREVDEQYHALLEKYEELLSKCRQHGAGVRHAGVQTSRPVSRDSSWRDLRGSEEGQGEAKAGEKSLSQHVEAVDKRLEQSQPEYKALFKEIFSRIQKTKADINATKVKTHSSK, from the exons actTGCACTTAGCTGCGGAGCTGGGGAAGACGCTGCTGGAGAGGAACAAGGAGCTGGAGGAGTCTCTGCAGCAGGTGTACTCCACCAACGAGGAGCAAGTGCAGGAGATTGAG taccTGACCAAACAGCTGGACACGCTGCGGCACGTGAATGAGCAGCACGCCAAAGTGTACGAACAGCTGGACCTGGCGGCCCGAGACCTGGAGCTGACCAACCAGAAGCTGGTGCTGGAGAGTAAGGCTGCCCAGCAGAAGATCCATGG gctGACGGAGACCATCGAGCGCCTGCAGACCCAGGTTGAGGAGCTGCAGGCCCAGGTGGAGCAGCTGCGGGACCTGGAGCACCTGCGAGTGCGGCGGGAGAAGTGGGAGCGCCGGCGCACCATCCACACCTTCCCCTGCCTCAAGGAGCTGTGCGCCAGCCCCCG GTGCGAGGATGCCTTCCGCCTGCACAGTTCCTCCCTGGAGCTGGGCCCGCGGCCCCTGGAGCAGGAGAACGAGCGGCTGCAGACCTTGGTGGGCGTGCTGCGCTCCCAGGTGAGCCAGGAGCGGCAGCGCAGAGAGCGGGCGGAGCGCGAGTTCGCGGCGGTGCTGCGGGAGTACGCGGAGCTGGAGCGGCAGCTGTGCGAGCTGGAGGGCTGCCGCCTCCGCGTGCAGGAGCTGGAGGCCGAGCTGCTGGAGCTGCAGCAGATGAAGCAGGCGAAGACCTACCTGCTGGGCCGGGAGGACCACCTGGCCGAGGCCCTGCTGGCGCCCCTCACCCAGGCGCCCGAAGCCGACGACCCCCAGCCGGGCAGCGGGGACGACTCGGGCACCCAGGACGGGCTCTCCTCTCCGGCCGCGTCCCCGGGCCACACCGTGCGCAAGAGCTGCAGCGACACGGCGCTCAACGCCATCGTGGCCAAAGACCCGGCCAGCCGGCACGTGGGCCATCTCACGCTGCACGCCAACAGCGTGCGCAAGCGGGGCATGTCCATCCTGCGCGAGGTGGATGAACAGTACCACGCGCTGCTGGAGAAGTACGAGGAGCTGCTGAGCAAGTGCCGGCAGCACGGGGCGGGGGTGCGGCACGCGGGCGTGCAGACCTCGCGGCCCGTCTCCCGGGACAGCTCCTGGAGGGACCTGCGGGGCAGCGAGGAGGGCCAGGGGGAGGCCAAGGCGGGCGAGAAGAGCCTGAGCCAGCACGTGGAGGCCGTGGACAAGCGGCTGGAGCAGAGCCAGCCCGAGTACAAGGCGCTCTTCAAGGAGATCTTCTCCAGGATCCAGAAGACCAAGGCCGACATCAACGCCACCAAAGTCAAGACACACAGCAGCAAGTGA